One genomic region from Spirosoma sp. KCTC 42546 encodes:
- the fmt gene encoding methionyl-tRNA formyltransferase, with protein MPTPLRIVFMGTPDFAVASLHRLLGAGCQVVAVVTAPDRPSGRGLQLTPSPVKKAAEAANLPVLQPEKLRDPAFLEQLASYQADLQVVVAFRMLPEVVWAMPTIGTFNLHGSLLPQYRGAAPINWAIINGETETGVTTFFIEKEIDTGQMIFQDYEPIYPDDNAGTVHDRLMERGANLVLKTVHAIEDGEYPRTPQPVANDLKPAPKLSRETTEINWNQPAHAIRNFVRGLSPYPSAWTLINGKVFKLYDVSLANESPFAAEPGEAYTDNKKTILVRATDGWLQLNTLQAEGKRRMTAEEFLRGNKL; from the coding sequence ATGCCTACTCCTCTTCGCATTGTATTCATGGGTACGCCCGATTTCGCCGTTGCCAGCTTACATCGGCTGCTGGGCGCGGGTTGCCAGGTTGTTGCAGTCGTTACCGCTCCCGACCGTCCGTCAGGACGCGGATTACAGTTGACGCCCTCACCGGTTAAGAAAGCGGCAGAAGCAGCCAATTTACCCGTTCTTCAACCCGAAAAACTCCGCGATCCGGCATTTCTGGAACAACTCGCCAGTTATCAGGCCGATCTGCAGGTAGTGGTTGCTTTCCGCATGCTGCCTGAGGTAGTCTGGGCTATGCCAACCATAGGCACGTTTAATTTACATGGCTCCTTGTTACCGCAATACCGAGGGGCAGCTCCGATCAACTGGGCCATTATTAACGGTGAAACTGAAACCGGTGTCACGACCTTTTTTATCGAAAAAGAAATCGACACAGGGCAGATGATTTTTCAGGATTACGAGCCGATTTACCCCGACGATAACGCCGGAACGGTGCATGACCGATTGATGGAGCGTGGGGCCAATCTGGTGCTAAAAACCGTGCACGCCATCGAAGATGGTGAGTATCCCCGCACGCCACAGCCCGTTGCCAATGATCTGAAACCAGCACCGAAACTCAGCCGGGAAACAACGGAAATCAACTGGAATCAACCTGCCCACGCCATTCGTAATTTTGTACGCGGCCTATCGCCCTACCCCTCGGCCTGGACGTTGATCAACGGAAAAGTATTCAAACTCTACGATGTCTCGCTAGCCAACGAATCCCCGTTTGCGGCTGAACCGGGAGAAGCCTATACAGATAATAAGAAAACGATTCTGGTTCGGGCGACCGACGGATGGCTACAACTCAACACCCTCCAGGCCGAAGGCAAACGACGTATGACTGCCGAGGAGTTTTTACGAGGGAATAAATTGTGA
- a CDS encoding AAA family ATPase codes for MNEAMTPEELLKAENAFIRLHNQGVILKEIAEQLGVEIGVIKKWKENLEVAIQQSNNPEGINVTVQNKDASGAYLYKHSLNLTFSGIEKLKFDLVRLAIRDTNDDKFGHISRKAGEYIDFVENHLKSFHYKIDDNNGEATFEYHLIEDSNDSETIQKAQDLFSFYYEHSVRFEKLAEKSILIDRETKDVFLNYQNALPYSLKSLIIRDFEGISSCQIQNIPIDTPWLFISGNNGYGKTTFLRAVSIGLLGSKEDDQIIANDIESKIAVEYKSIGQNIINNLWALGFQPLEYLACYGPSRLQIQSKMSQNEVAEKSTTTYGLFNPDGILLNIESKLIEWHLEKNERLEQVKGLFKEVIPHLADIIVQKNKQDDYEVLYVERAEQDETTTFDPVPFNQLAAGFRSIIGLIGDLLIRFIRKQPHVKQLGDLAGIVLIDELENHLHPKWQYQLPTLLSKVFPNIQFIAATHSVIPILGAPKNSVFLKLDRSKAKGITVERIDIDIANLLPNSILTSPIFDMDTIRPITNEDVGKLRTEDTYDEVVANDAIDKQLRELDNDPSQYPALLQE; via the coding sequence ATGAACGAAGCCATGACACCTGAAGAACTGCTCAAAGCCGAAAACGCCTTTATCCGTCTACACAATCAGGGGGTAATTTTAAAAGAAATTGCAGAGCAGTTGGGAGTTGAAATAGGAGTAATCAAGAAATGGAAAGAAAACTTAGAAGTCGCTATTCAACAGTCTAATAATCCAGAAGGTATAAATGTTACTGTCCAGAATAAAGATGCAAGTGGAGCATATTTATACAAGCATAGCTTAAATTTAACATTCTCTGGCATAGAGAAGCTGAAGTTTGATCTCGTGCGATTAGCAATTAGAGACACAAACGATGACAAGTTTGGACACATTTCACGAAAGGCAGGGGAATACATAGATTTTGTAGAAAACCACCTTAAATCATTCCATTACAAAATAGATGATAATAATGGGGAGGCAACATTTGAGTATCATTTAATTGAAGATAGTAACGATTCAGAAACTATTCAGAAAGCACAAGATCTATTTAGTTTCTACTATGAACATTCAGTAAGGTTTGAAAAACTTGCTGAAAAGTCGATTCTCATAGACAGAGAGACAAAAGATGTATTTTTGAATTATCAAAACGCCTTACCATACAGTTTAAAATCTTTAATTATTAGAGATTTTGAAGGAATTAGCTCTTGTCAAATACAAAATATTCCGATCGATACGCCTTGGCTGTTTATATCTGGAAATAATGGTTACGGTAAAACTACGTTTTTAAGAGCTGTGTCTATTGGATTATTGGGAAGTAAAGAAGACGACCAGATTATTGCTAATGATATAGAGTCAAAAATAGCTGTTGAATATAAAAGTATAGGTCAGAATATAATTAACAACTTGTGGGCGTTAGGTTTTCAACCACTTGAATATTTAGCCTGCTATGGCCCTTCTCGCTTACAGATTCAGTCAAAAATGAGCCAGAACGAAGTCGCGGAGAAAAGCACTACGACCTATGGCTTATTCAATCCTGATGGCATACTACTTAACATTGAAAGTAAGCTTATTGAATGGCATTTGGAGAAGAATGAACGCTTAGAACAGGTTAAAGGCCTATTTAAAGAAGTAATTCCGCATTTAGCCGACATCATTGTACAGAAGAATAAGCAGGACGACTATGAAGTGCTGTATGTAGAGCGGGCTGAACAGGATGAAACAACTACGTTTGATCCTGTTCCATTCAATCAATTGGCAGCTGGTTTTCGGAGTATTATCGGCCTGATTGGCGATTTGTTAATTCGATTTATCCGCAAGCAACCTCACGTTAAGCAATTGGGTGACCTGGCTGGTATTGTGTTAATAGATGAACTAGAAAATCACCTGCATCCGAAATGGCAGTATCAGTTGCCTACATTGTTGTCGAAGGTTTTTCCTAATATCCAGTTTATTGCGGCCACGCATAGTGTAATTCCCATCCTTGGTGCACCAAAGAACTCTGTTTTCCTAAAATTAGACCGTTCTAAAGCGAAGGGCATTACGGTTGAGCGAATAGACATTGATATAGCCAACTTACTGCCCAACTCTATTCTGACCTCACCCATTTTCGACATGGACACGATCCGGCCAATTACGAATGAAGATGTAGGAAAGTTGAGAACAGAAGACACCTATGACGAAGTAGTAGCCAACGACGCAATAGACAAGCAACTTCGCGAACTCGATAACGACCCTTCTCAATATCCCGCTCTTCTTCAGGAATAG
- a CDS encoding HNH endonuclease encodes MIRVYKDFDDPPAGLVSESCQAQQQKALAEKAQHNFSSHHYRDGTIGTLRKIYKYKCGYCETHESAGASLRVDHYRPKGRVLDVPIHDGYYWLAYEWSNLVLSCEKCNRRKWDHFPIQDEASRVSKPALGKNDLPTQECCRADREILRDERPLLLNPELDDPDKHLIFLPNGTVQAKTKNGAKSIELYFLERDELIKNRKNMTDDILEKLKKHLLKYLKREIDEETYRYAMQDVYEEAAINRQADKAYSRVANALFDDFETFVAAQFPASQQVYIRQSFQLYQQGKLWPVPN; translated from the coding sequence ATGATTCGCGTATATAAAGATTTTGACGATCCTCCTGCGGGACTTGTCAGTGAGTCGTGCCAAGCGCAGCAGCAGAAAGCACTTGCAGAAAAAGCCCAACACAACTTTAGCAGTCATCACTACCGTGACGGCACAATTGGCACTTTACGTAAAATATACAAGTACAAATGCGGCTATTGTGAAACACATGAATCGGCAGGCGCTTCGTTACGGGTAGATCATTACCGGCCCAAAGGCAGGGTGCTAGACGTTCCAATTCATGATGGATATTATTGGCTGGCATACGAATGGAGTAATCTGGTCTTGAGCTGTGAAAAATGTAATAGAAGAAAGTGGGATCACTTCCCAATTCAAGATGAAGCTAGTCGGGTTTCGAAACCTGCGCTAGGCAAAAATGATCTTCCTACTCAGGAATGTTGCCGAGCCGACAGAGAAATTTTACGTGATGAACGCCCGTTATTGTTAAATCCTGAATTAGATGACCCTGACAAGCATTTAATTTTCCTCCCAAATGGAACCGTTCAGGCAAAAACAAAGAATGGTGCAAAATCAATTGAATTGTACTTCTTAGAACGAGATGAACTCATCAAGAACCGTAAAAACATGACTGATGATATATTGGAGAAACTTAAAAAGCATCTTTTAAAATACCTTAAGCGGGAAATTGATGAAGAAACTTACCGCTATGCCATGCAGGATGTCTATGAAGAGGCAGCTATAAATCGGCAGGCGGATAAAGCATATTCTCGTGTGGCTAATGCTTTATTTGATGATTTTGAAACCTTTGTCGCAGCGCAGTTTCCTGCTAGTCAGCAGGTCTACATCAGGCAGAGTTTTCAGCTTTATCAACAGGGAAAATTGTGGCCTGTACCAAACTAG
- a CDS encoding polysaccharide deacetylase family protein gives MKRILTYLLLTTLTNLSVNAQTKTYAEKLGFPKGKKVVILHVDDAGMSYESNVGTINAIDKGIANSTSVMMPCGWVPQFFDYLKKHPNTDSGVHLTLTSEWDNYRWTPLIGCKNAPGLCDEQGAFWHSVAQVVQHASANEVEAEIRAQLARYRAFGMQPTHMDSHMGTLFDPKFVMSYAKVAMDEKIPVLFPAGHASLIFKVNNVPEPMQKLAQQVGKQLWDAGLPVLDDLDGTSYGWTLPTGTPVTDANIQKYKTQKFIELINSAKPGLTYIIMHCTSPTPTFDQISGSGQTRKGDMLAMMDPALKAFIEKEGIIVTTWKELTERRGNVK, from the coding sequence ATGAAACGAATTCTTACCTACCTGTTACTCACCACGCTTACCAACTTGTCCGTTAACGCCCAGACCAAAACCTACGCGGAGAAACTTGGCTTTCCGAAAGGCAAAAAAGTCGTTATTCTCCACGTCGATGATGCGGGGATGAGCTACGAATCGAACGTAGGAACGATCAACGCCATCGACAAAGGCATTGCCAACTCAACGAGTGTTATGATGCCTTGTGGATGGGTACCGCAATTTTTCGACTACCTAAAAAAACACCCCAATACCGATTCAGGGGTTCACTTAACGCTGACCTCTGAGTGGGATAACTACCGGTGGACACCCCTGATAGGCTGCAAAAATGCACCGGGTTTGTGCGACGAACAAGGTGCTTTCTGGCATTCGGTAGCGCAGGTCGTACAGCACGCATCGGCTAATGAAGTGGAGGCCGAAATCAGGGCGCAACTGGCTCGGTATCGGGCGTTTGGTATGCAGCCAACGCATATGGATTCGCATATGGGAACCCTGTTCGATCCTAAGTTTGTCATGAGCTATGCCAAGGTGGCGATGGATGAGAAAATTCCGGTTCTGTTTCCAGCAGGTCACGCGTCCCTGATCTTTAAGGTCAATAATGTACCAGAGCCCATGCAGAAACTGGCTCAGCAGGTAGGCAAACAGCTTTGGGATGCAGGGCTGCCCGTTTTAGACGATCTGGACGGCACTAGTTATGGCTGGACGTTACCCACCGGAACGCCTGTTACCGATGCTAACATTCAGAAGTACAAAACCCAGAAATTTATTGAGCTGATCAACTCGGCAAAGCCGGGCCTCACCTACATTATCATGCACTGCACCTCGCCTACACCTACCTTCGACCAGATTAGCGGTTCGGGGCAGACGCGTAAAGGCGATATGCTGGCCATGATGGACCCCGCTCTGAAAGCCTTCATCGAAAAGGAAGGCATCATCGTCACGACCTGGAAAGAGTTGACAGAACGACGGGGAAACGTTAAGTAA
- a CDS encoding dihydrofolate reductase, translating to MKISLISAVADNGVIGLNNDMPWHLPDDFAFFKRKTSHHPIIMGRKSLEALGKPLPNRTNIIITRNPNFTAQGVRVVHTLDDAIDKARKADRATDEIFVIGGAEIYAMALPIATTLYLTEIHQAFEGDTYFPEFDKSEWQEVSRRPHSADERHAVAFDFVEYERVS from the coding sequence ATGAAAATCAGTCTTATCTCTGCCGTTGCTGACAATGGCGTTATTGGCCTCAACAACGATATGCCCTGGCACTTGCCCGACGACTTTGCTTTTTTCAAACGCAAGACCAGTCACCATCCCATAATCATGGGCCGCAAGTCACTGGAAGCGCTTGGGAAACCCTTGCCTAACCGAACCAACATCATAATTACCCGAAACCCCAACTTTACTGCTCAGGGTGTAAGGGTCGTGCATACGCTTGACGATGCGATTGACAAAGCGCGAAAAGCCGATCGGGCCACCGATGAAATTTTCGTCATTGGCGGAGCCGAAATCTACGCCATGGCCCTTCCCATTGCCACAACGCTTTACCTAACCGAAATCCACCAGGCTTTCGAAGGCGATACGTACTTCCCAGAATTCGACAAGAGCGAGTGGCAGGAAGTGAGTCGACGACCGCACTCAGCCGATGAGCGCCATGCAGTGGCTTTCGATTTTGTGGAATATGAACGCGTAAGTTGA
- a CDS encoding beta-galactosidase gives MTKIYYFLAVAFSLLAGTASAQTPKQDKLLFGVAYYDEYMPYERLEKDIQMMKEAGINVVRIAESTWSTVEPQDGVFDYSHIDRVLNAMHKAGIQVIIGTPTYAVPTWLVKKYPDVLAVTPQGPNRYGARQNMDITNTHFRFHAERVIRKMLEHVKSHPAIIGYQVDNETKHYNTTGDNVQQAFVQYMKEKYKTLDAINKAYGLDYWSNRINNWDDFPSTVGTINASLSSEFSTFQRKLVTDYLAWQTALVREYKRPDQFITQNFDLDWRGYSYGIQADVDHFAAAKAMDVAGIDIYHPTQDKLTGIEISLGGDLARSMKVDASNRGKNYLVLETEAQGFPQWVPYPGQLRLQAFSHLASGANMLEYWHWHSIHNSAETYWKGLLSHDFEPNPTYDEAKTIGRDFEKLSSKLVNLKKTNSVAMLFSNEALTAFNAFSFGWGAREKYNDVLRPMYDALYQMNVGVDFVDPTSTNLESYKVLIVPALYAASDALLNRLNNFVKNGGHIVYTFKSGFSDENVKVRSTRQPGIINEACGIYYSQFTIPVQVSLKGDPYKVGNEQNSVKTWMELITPTTASVLAYYDHPVWGKYAAITENKYGKGVATYMGCITSDAILKKVLEDAVKKAGVWGTDQQLAFPLITKSGVNQQGKQIHYYFNYSAAPASLTYPYKAGKELLSNGAIAPNAVLPLEPWGVKIVEEN, from the coding sequence ATGACCAAAATTTATTATTTCCTTGCTGTTGCGTTTAGTCTTCTCGCTGGCACGGCATCGGCCCAAACACCTAAGCAGGATAAACTTCTGTTTGGCGTAGCGTATTATGATGAGTACATGCCCTACGAGCGTTTGGAGAAGGACATCCAGATGATGAAAGAGGCCGGTATCAATGTCGTTCGAATTGCCGAATCAACCTGGAGCACAGTGGAGCCGCAGGATGGCGTGTTCGATTATTCGCACATCGACCGTGTACTGAACGCGATGCACAAGGCAGGTATCCAGGTGATCATTGGAACGCCTACCTATGCCGTGCCGACCTGGTTGGTCAAAAAATACCCGGATGTGTTGGCAGTTACGCCACAGGGACCTAATCGGTACGGTGCTCGCCAGAATATGGATATTACCAATACACACTTCCGGTTTCATGCCGAACGCGTGATTCGGAAGATGCTGGAACACGTCAAATCGCATCCGGCTATTATTGGGTATCAGGTCGATAATGAAACGAAGCACTACAATACGACAGGAGATAACGTTCAGCAGGCTTTTGTTCAGTACATGAAGGAAAAGTACAAAACACTGGACGCTATCAACAAGGCGTATGGGCTGGATTACTGGAGCAATCGAATCAATAACTGGGACGATTTTCCATCGACAGTCGGTACGATCAACGCCAGTTTGAGTTCGGAGTTCTCGACGTTTCAGCGAAAGCTGGTCACCGATTATCTAGCCTGGCAGACTGCGCTTGTACGGGAATACAAACGTCCGGATCAATTTATTACGCAGAATTTTGACCTCGATTGGCGGGGCTATTCGTATGGTATTCAGGCCGATGTTGATCATTTCGCGGCAGCTAAGGCAATGGATGTTGCCGGAATCGACATTTACCATCCAACGCAGGATAAGCTCACCGGGATCGAAATTTCATTAGGTGGCGACCTAGCCCGTTCTATGAAAGTCGATGCGTCGAACCGTGGCAAAAATTACCTGGTTCTCGAAACCGAAGCGCAGGGCTTTCCGCAATGGGTTCCTTATCCGGGACAGCTTCGTTTACAGGCGTTCAGCCATCTGGCGTCGGGTGCTAACATGCTGGAATACTGGCACTGGCATTCCATTCATAACTCTGCCGAAACATACTGGAAAGGACTGTTGAGCCACGATTTTGAACCGAATCCTACCTACGACGAAGCCAAAACCATTGGGCGTGATTTCGAGAAGCTCAGTTCGAAACTGGTTAACCTCAAAAAGACAAACTCAGTAGCGATGCTGTTCAGCAACGAAGCGTTAACGGCCTTCAATGCCTTTAGTTTTGGCTGGGGTGCCCGAGAAAAGTACAACGATGTGCTGCGGCCCATGTATGACGCGCTGTATCAGATGAACGTCGGCGTTGATTTCGTCGATCCAACCAGCACGAATCTGGAAAGCTACAAAGTGCTGATCGTTCCGGCTCTTTATGCGGCTTCGGATGCGTTGCTGAATCGCCTGAACAACTTTGTGAAAAACGGCGGGCACATTGTTTACACCTTTAAAAGTGGTTTCTCCGACGAAAATGTAAAAGTTCGGTCAACGCGCCAGCCGGGTATTATCAATGAAGCCTGCGGGATTTATTATAGTCAATTCACAATTCCAGTGCAGGTTTCGTTGAAGGGCGATCCTTATAAAGTAGGCAACGAGCAAAATAGCGTCAAGACCTGGATGGAACTGATCACACCCACCACAGCCAGCGTGTTGGCCTACTACGATCATCCGGTTTGGGGTAAATACGCAGCCATCACCGAAAATAAGTACGGGAAGGGGGTAGCAACTTATATGGGCTGTATCACCAGCGATGCGATCCTGAAAAAAGTACTGGAAGATGCGGTGAAAAAAGCGGGCGTATGGGGTACCGATCAGCAACTGGCTTTCCCGCTCATTACCAAATCCGGGGTCAATCAGCAGGGCAAACAAATTCACTACTACTTTAATTATTCGGCTGCTCCGGCTTCATTAACCTACCCGTACAAGGCGGGTAAAGAGTTGCTTTCTAACGGAGCAATCGCGCCAAATGCGGTATTACCGCTGGAGCCCTGGGGTGTGAAGATCGTGGAGGAGAATTAA
- a CDS encoding sugar phosphate isomerase/epimerase, producing the protein MHTTRRHFLGQLGALATLPLLPTLDSLAAPKPLFFSISLAQWSLHRALFKKETTTLDFPIRARRDFGITAVEYVDQFVKNEPAYLQELLKRSKDEGVTNHLLMIDTAGNLVDADAAKRADAIARHYAWAEAANYLGCKTIRVNLQSKDSADEVRKRAIESMGRLAEKVSPLGINVVAENHGGHSSDGSWMASVAKAVGKPNCGLLPDFGNFCQSHDWGSSEKNCEKLYDRYKGVTEMLPYAKGGVSAKSYGFNAQGQETKIDYDRMLKLVKDSGFKGYIGVEFEGEGMAEEEGIRRTKALLESVGSKLV; encoded by the coding sequence ATGCATACAACCCGGCGTCATTTTCTGGGGCAGCTAGGTGCTCTTGCTACACTGCCACTCTTGCCGACCCTAGATTCACTGGCGGCTCCTAAGCCTTTATTTTTCAGCATCTCCCTGGCTCAGTGGTCGCTGCATCGGGCGTTGTTCAAAAAGGAAACCACGACACTTGATTTCCCAATCCGAGCCCGCCGGGATTTCGGCATCACGGCGGTTGAATACGTCGATCAATTCGTGAAGAACGAACCGGCTTATCTACAGGAACTGCTCAAGCGGAGTAAGGACGAGGGCGTTACGAACCATCTACTGATGATCGATACCGCCGGGAATCTGGTGGATGCCGACGCGGCCAAACGGGCCGATGCCATTGCCCGACATTATGCCTGGGCGGAAGCCGCCAACTATTTAGGCTGCAAAACAATTCGGGTGAATCTGCAAAGCAAAGATTCGGCCGATGAAGTCCGTAAACGGGCTATCGAAAGCATGGGTCGACTGGCTGAAAAAGTTTCTCCGTTGGGTATCAATGTCGTTGCCGAAAACCACGGCGGCCACTCGTCGGATGGGAGTTGGATGGCCTCCGTAGCGAAAGCCGTTGGCAAACCAAACTGCGGCCTCTTACCCGACTTTGGCAACTTTTGTCAATCGCACGATTGGGGTAGTTCAGAAAAAAACTGTGAGAAGCTATACGACCGCTATAAAGGCGTGACCGAAATGTTGCCCTATGCCAAAGGTGGGGTAAGTGCCAAAAGTTACGGGTTCAACGCCCAGGGCCAGGAAACCAAGATCGACTACGACCGTATGCTCAAACTGGTGAAAGACTCAGGTTTCAAAGGCTATATTGGTGTTGAGTTCGAAGGCGAAGGAATGGCCGAGGAGGAAGGTATCCGCCGGACAAAGGCCCTGCTCGAATCGGTGGGGAGCAAATTAGTGTAA
- a CDS encoding glycoside hydrolase family 3 N-terminal domain-containing protein — protein sequence MRKKSTYIGLLSLLSASMAIGQNWTETKSGNWTKVTNKGGQTLGYATTSGVKLLTDKGFAFKDLNKNGKLDKYEDWRLSADVRAKDLASKMSIDQIAGLMLYSKHQPIPAAAGGPFAGTYNGKIFAQSGAKVADLSDQQREFLTKDNLRHVLITSVQSPEAAAEWNNNAQALVEGLGLGIPVNSSSDPRHGTRANAEFNAGAGGTISMWPGSLGLAATFKPELVQRFGQIAATEYRSLGIATALSPQIDIATDPRWNRVSGTFGEDPQLATDMARAYVDGFQTSTGANEITGGWGYHSVNAMVKHWPGGGSGEGGRDAHYGYGKYAVYPGKNFQTHFLPFLNGAFKLSGKTGMASAVMPYYTISFDQDKKYGENVGNSYNKYIIHDLLRTKYKYDGVVCTDWLITADETAVDVFLTGKSWGVEKLSVAQRHYKILMNGVDQFGGNNESGPVMEAYKMGVKEHGEAFMRARFEQSAVRLLRNVFRVGLFENPYLDPQVSQKSVGTAEFMKAGYQAQLESVVMLKNKTKTLPLTKGKTVYIPKQFTPAGRNFLGMDIPEKLEYPVSLNIVKKYFTVTDNPAEADYALVFMRSPDSGGGYSIPDAKAGGTGYVPVSLQYGDYTAQGTRDPSIAGGDPLEKFTNRTYNGKTAKTINTSDLSMVTETYAMMKGKPVIVALQVSNPTVVKEFESQSNAILAHFGVQDQALMDILTGAHEPSAMLPMQFPADMKTVEAQAEDVPRDMTSYRDSEGHVYDFGFGLNWKGVIQDARTAKYKKAVLSLK from the coding sequence ATGAGAAAGAAAAGTACTTATATCGGCCTATTAAGCTTGCTATCTGCATCTATGGCAATAGGCCAAAACTGGACCGAAACCAAATCCGGAAACTGGACGAAAGTTACTAATAAAGGTGGACAGACTTTGGGCTACGCCACCACTTCCGGTGTTAAACTGCTAACCGATAAAGGGTTTGCGTTTAAAGACCTGAATAAGAACGGCAAACTGGATAAGTACGAAGACTGGCGGCTATCGGCCGATGTGCGGGCCAAAGATTTAGCGTCGAAAATGTCCATCGACCAGATTGCCGGGTTGATGTTGTACAGTAAACACCAGCCCATTCCGGCAGCGGCTGGCGGGCCATTTGCAGGTACGTATAACGGGAAAATATTCGCCCAAAGTGGCGCTAAAGTGGCCGATCTATCAGACCAGCAGCGGGAGTTTCTGACTAAAGATAACCTGCGGCACGTCCTGATTACGTCGGTGCAAAGCCCCGAAGCAGCTGCCGAATGGAACAATAATGCCCAGGCATTGGTCGAGGGCTTAGGATTAGGTATTCCAGTTAACAGTAGTTCCGATCCGCGCCACGGTACGCGTGCAAATGCCGAATTTAACGCCGGGGCGGGGGGCACAATTTCCATGTGGCCCGGTTCGCTGGGGCTAGCGGCTACCTTCAAGCCTGAACTTGTGCAACGATTCGGCCAGATAGCCGCCACCGAATACCGCTCCTTGGGTATTGCTACAGCCCTATCTCCCCAGATCGATATAGCAACTGATCCGCGCTGGAACCGGGTGAGTGGTACGTTTGGTGAAGATCCGCAATTGGCTACAGATATGGCTCGGGCCTACGTAGATGGCTTTCAAACCTCAACCGGAGCCAATGAAATTACGGGTGGCTGGGGTTACCATAGCGTAAATGCGATGGTAAAGCACTGGCCGGGTGGTGGTTCGGGCGAAGGCGGGCGCGATGCACACTATGGCTATGGTAAATATGCCGTTTATCCGGGCAAGAATTTCCAGACGCATTTTCTGCCATTTCTGAACGGTGCTTTCAAACTAAGTGGTAAAACCGGCATGGCCTCGGCGGTGATGCCGTACTACACCATTTCGTTCGATCAGGATAAGAAATACGGCGAAAACGTAGGGAACAGCTATAACAAATACATCATCCACGACCTGCTACGTACCAAATACAAATACGACGGTGTCGTTTGCACCGACTGGCTCATTACAGCTGATGAAACGGCGGTCGATGTGTTTCTGACGGGTAAATCGTGGGGTGTTGAAAAGCTATCGGTTGCGCAACGTCATTACAAAATCCTGATGAATGGCGTCGATCAGTTTGGTGGCAACAATGAATCGGGACCTGTTATGGAAGCCTACAAAATGGGCGTTAAAGAGCACGGCGAAGCCTTCATGCGGGCTAGGTTTGAACAATCGGCCGTTCGATTGCTCAGGAATGTCTTCCGGGTTGGGCTGTTTGAAAACCCCTACTTAGATCCGCAGGTTTCGCAAAAATCGGTGGGAACGGCTGAGTTCATGAAGGCGGGTTATCAGGCGCAACTGGAATCGGTGGTGATGCTGAAAAACAAAACCAAAACCTTACCCTTGACTAAAGGCAAAACGGTTTATATTCCTAAGCAATTTACACCTGCCGGTCGTAATTTTCTGGGTATGGATATTCCCGAAAAACTCGAATATCCTGTTAGTCTGAACATCGTGAAGAAGTATTTCACCGTAACGGATAATCCTGCCGAAGCCGATTATGCGCTGGTGTTCATGCGAAGTCCGGATTCGGGCGGGGGATACAGCATTCCCGATGCCAAAGCGGGCGGAACAGGCTACGTTCCCGTTAGTCTGCAATACGGCGATTATACCGCTCAGGGTACCCGTGACCCAAGTATTGCGGGTGGCGATCCACTGGAGAAATTCACGAACCGGACCTATAACGGCAAAACCGCCAAGACGATCAACACGTCAGATCTGAGCATGGTCACCGAAACTTATGCTATGATGAAAGGCAAGCCCGTAATTGTTGCCTTACAGGTGTCGAACCCAACGGTTGTTAAAGAATTTGAAAGTCAATCGAACGCCATTCTGGCCCATTTTGGCGTACAGGATCAGGCGCTAATGGATATTCTGACGGGCGCACACGAACCGTCTGCGATGCTGCCCATGCAGTTTCCCGCCGATATGAAAACCGTAGAGGCCCAGGCCGAAGATGTTCCCCGTGATATGACTTCGTACCGCGATTCGGAAGGGCATGTCTATGATTTTGGCTTTGGTCTGAACTGGAAAGGCGTCATTCAGGATGCCCGAACTGCGAAGTATAAGAAAGCGGTTTTGAGCTTGAAATAA